The following proteins come from a genomic window of Gossypium raimondii isolate GPD5lz chromosome 5, ASM2569854v1, whole genome shotgun sequence:
- the LOC105769694 gene encoding non-specific lipid-transfer protein C, cotyledon-specific isoform, which produces MFSMLFLLSFLFFLANSGEAAVPYTTVDANAAACLGFATDMAAKPSSACCDGLQQLAQTVKSVEDKKAICRCLKVGAKSLGIQDRFLSRIPRAWNIKVGFPVSVNTNCET; this is translated from the coding sequence ATGTTTTCCATGCTTTTTCTTCTCTCCTTCCTCTTCTTCCTTGCCAACAGTGGTGAGGCAGCTGTTCCATATACCACCGTGGATGCCAACGCAGCTGCATGCCTGGGATTTGCGACAGACATGGCTGCCAAGCCCTCTTCTGCATGCTGCGATGGGCTTCAGCAGCTTGCTCAGACCGTCAAATCCGTGGAGGATAAAAAGGCCATTTGCCGATGCTTGAAGGTCGGCGCTAAGTCACTTGGAATCCAAGACAGGTTCTTGTCCAGGATTCCTCGAGCCTGGAACATCAAAGTTGGCTTCCCTGTCTCCGTCAACACCAATTGCGAGACGTGA
- the LOC105769692 gene encoding non-specific lipid-transfer protein C, cotyledon-specific isoform: MKSLFFSMLFLLSFLFFLANNGEAAVPCTTVDANAAACLGFATGMAAKPSDACCNGLRQLAQTVKSVDDKKAICRCLKVGAKSLGIQDRFLSMIPQACNIKVDFPVSVNTNCETIH; the protein is encoded by the exons ATGAAGTCCCTATTCTTTTCCATgctttttcttctctcattcCTCTTCTTCCTTGCCAACAATGGTGAGGCAGCTGTTCCATGTACCACCGTGGATGCCAATGCAGCTGCATGCCTGGGATTTGCGACAGGCATGGCTGCCAAACCCTCTGATGCATGCTGCAATGGACTTCGGCAGCTTGCTCAGACCGTCAAGTCCGTGGACGATAAAAAGGCCATTTGCCGATGCTTGAAGGTCGGCGCTAAGTCTCTTGGAATTCAGGATAGGTTCTTGTCCATGATCCCTCAAGCCTGCAACATCAAAGTTGACTTCCCTGTCTCCGTCAACACCAATTGCGAGAC GATCCACTAA
- the LOC105768800 gene encoding primase homolog protein isoform X2 produces the protein MLRLPFHNQRFHLLLRNLSSFASKTTIFMTSKHFLPSPLPPQTLSPKHFSTPSKRLLPSFPSKPIPKNHSLSLRTNGFYSLPSPSVSSPSPDVEDQPSDTRSLQILNHKLKQLGIDITECVAGRENRLMCPSCNGGKSGELSLSLFINLHGFMAVFSSEMWVERLQKTAADGKPSIENLGRVNKVKFKRQITVESLQLEPLCNQLTAYFAERMISSETLKRNAIMQKRSGNKIAIAFTYWRKGELVNCKYRDLAKRFWQEKNTEKILYGLDDIADASDIIIVEGEMDKLAMEEAGFRNCVSVPAGAPPSVSKKEVPAEEQDTKYQYLWNCKEYFKKASRIILATDGDLPGQALAEELARRLGRERCWRVKWPKKNDVGHFKDANEVLMYLGPSVLKDIIDNAELYPIRGLFNFSSFFDEIDQYYHQNVVYEFGGDTTYQSSGEKR, from the exons ATGCTGCGTCTTCCTTTCCACAATCAACGCTTCCATCTCCTCCTTCGCAATCTCTCCTCCTTTGCCTCTAAAACTACCATTTTCATGACCTCCAAACACTTCCTCCCTTCCCCTCTGCCGCCTCAAACCCTTTCTCCTAAACACTTCTCCACCCCCTCGAAACGCCTCCTTCCCTCTTTTCCTTCCAAACCCATCCCCAAAAACCATTCTCTCTCGCTCAGGACTAATGGGTTTTATTCTCTTCCTTCTCCCAGTGTTTCTTCTCCCTCTCCAg ACGTGGAAGACCAGCCCTCGGATACGCGTAGCTTGCAGATTTTGAATCATAAACTAAAGCAGCTTGGCATCGATATTACTGAGTGTGTTGCTGGGCGTGAAAACCGCTTAATGTGTCCCTCg TGCAATGGTGGTAAATCAGGGGAACTTAGCTTATCTCTTTTCATCAACCTACATGG CTTCATGGCTGTGTTTTCGAGCGAAATGTGGGTGGAAAGGCTACAAAAAA CCGCTGCAGATGGCAAGCCATCAATTGAAAATCTCGGTCGAGTTAACAAAGTTAAGTTCAAAAGGCAAATCACAGTGGAGAGTTTGCAATTAGAACCACTATGTAATCAG CTCACTGCTTATTTCGCAGAGCGAATGATATCTTCAGAAACACTAAAGAGAAATGCTATAATGCAAAAAAGGAGTGGTAATAAG ATTGCTATTGCATTCACTTATTGGCGTAAAGGAGAACTTGTAAATTGCAAGTATCGGGATCTAGCTAAGCGGTTTTGGCAG GAAAAGAATACTGAAAAGATACTTTATGGGCTGGATGATATAGCAGATGCAAGTGATATCATCATT GTTGAAGGTGAAATGGACAAGCTTGCAATGGAGGAAGCTGGCTTCCGTAATTGTGTCAGTGTCCCTGCTGGTGCACCACCATCAGTTTCTAAAAAGGAGGTTCCAGCTGAAGAGCAG GACACAAAGTATCAATACCTGTGGAACTGCAAAGAGTACTTTAAAAAG GCATCTCGCATTATACTTGCCACTGATGGAGATCTACCTGGTCAAGCCCTAGCTGAAGAGCTTGCACGTCGCCTTGGAAGAGAAAG ATGCTGGAGAGTTAAATGGCCGAAGAAAAATGACGTGGGTCATTTTAAGGATGCAAATGAG GTTCTTATGTATTTGGGACCCAGCGTTCTTAAGGACATAATTGATAATGCCGAATTATATCCCATTCGTGGGTTATTCAACTTTAGTAGTTTCTTTGATGAAATTGACCAATATTATCatcaaaatgttgtgtatgaatttgGTGGAGATACGACCTACCAGAGCTCGGGAGAGAAGCGTTAG
- the LOC105768800 gene encoding primase homolog protein isoform X1: MLRLPFHNQRFHLLLRNLSSFASKTTIFMTSKHFLPSPLPPQTLSPKHFSTPSKRLLPSFPSKPIPKNHSLSLRTNGFYSLPSPSVSSPSPDVEDQPSDTRSLQILNHKLKQLGIDITECVAGRENRLMCPSCNGGKSGELSLSLFINLHGFMAVFSSEMWVERLQKTAADGKPSIENLGRVNKVKFKRQITVESLQLEPLCNQLTAYFAERMISSETLKRNAIMQKRSGNKILRRKYFCCIPYGCPKVHPSSIAIAFTYWRKGELVNCKYRDLAKRFWQEKNTEKILYGLDDIADASDIIIVEGEMDKLAMEEAGFRNCVSVPAGAPPSVSKKEVPAEEQDTKYQYLWNCKEYFKKASRIILATDGDLPGQALAEELARRLGRERCWRVKWPKKNDVGHFKDANEVLMYLGPSVLKDIIDNAELYPIRGLFNFSSFFDEIDQYYHQNVVYEFGGDTTYQSSGEKR; encoded by the exons ATGCTGCGTCTTCCTTTCCACAATCAACGCTTCCATCTCCTCCTTCGCAATCTCTCCTCCTTTGCCTCTAAAACTACCATTTTCATGACCTCCAAACACTTCCTCCCTTCCCCTCTGCCGCCTCAAACCCTTTCTCCTAAACACTTCTCCACCCCCTCGAAACGCCTCCTTCCCTCTTTTCCTTCCAAACCCATCCCCAAAAACCATTCTCTCTCGCTCAGGACTAATGGGTTTTATTCTCTTCCTTCTCCCAGTGTTTCTTCTCCCTCTCCAg ACGTGGAAGACCAGCCCTCGGATACGCGTAGCTTGCAGATTTTGAATCATAAACTAAAGCAGCTTGGCATCGATATTACTGAGTGTGTTGCTGGGCGTGAAAACCGCTTAATGTGTCCCTCg TGCAATGGTGGTAAATCAGGGGAACTTAGCTTATCTCTTTTCATCAACCTACATGG CTTCATGGCTGTGTTTTCGAGCGAAATGTGGGTGGAAAGGCTACAAAAAA CCGCTGCAGATGGCAAGCCATCAATTGAAAATCTCGGTCGAGTTAACAAAGTTAAGTTCAAAAGGCAAATCACAGTGGAGAGTTTGCAATTAGAACCACTATGTAATCAG CTCACTGCTTATTTCGCAGAGCGAATGATATCTTCAGAAACACTAAAGAGAAATGCTATAATGCAAAAAAGGAGTGGTAATAAG ATTCTGCGCAGGAAGTACTTTTGTTGCATACCCTATGGTTGTCCCAAAGTCCACCCTTCTTCG ATTGCTATTGCATTCACTTATTGGCGTAAAGGAGAACTTGTAAATTGCAAGTATCGGGATCTAGCTAAGCGGTTTTGGCAG GAAAAGAATACTGAAAAGATACTTTATGGGCTGGATGATATAGCAGATGCAAGTGATATCATCATT GTTGAAGGTGAAATGGACAAGCTTGCAATGGAGGAAGCTGGCTTCCGTAATTGTGTCAGTGTCCCTGCTGGTGCACCACCATCAGTTTCTAAAAAGGAGGTTCCAGCTGAAGAGCAG GACACAAAGTATCAATACCTGTGGAACTGCAAAGAGTACTTTAAAAAG GCATCTCGCATTATACTTGCCACTGATGGAGATCTACCTGGTCAAGCCCTAGCTGAAGAGCTTGCACGTCGCCTTGGAAGAGAAAG ATGCTGGAGAGTTAAATGGCCGAAGAAAAATGACGTGGGTCATTTTAAGGATGCAAATGAG GTTCTTATGTATTTGGGACCCAGCGTTCTTAAGGACATAATTGATAATGCCGAATTATATCCCATTCGTGGGTTATTCAACTTTAGTAGTTTCTTTGATGAAATTGACCAATATTATCatcaaaatgttgtgtatgaatttgGTGGAGATACGACCTACCAGAGCTCGGGAGAGAAGCGTTAG
- the LOC105768799 gene encoding twinkle homolog protein, chloroplastic/mitochondrial isoform X3 — MCPSCKGGESGELSLSLFISLDGYSASWLCFRAKCGWKGYTKAAADGKPSIENLGLVNKVKVKRQITVESLELEPLCNQLTAYFAERMISSKTLKRNAIMQKRSGDEIAIAFTYWRKGELVNCKYRDIAKRFWQEKDTEKILYGLDDIADASDIIIVEGEMDKLAMEEAGFRNCVSVPDGAPPSVSEKEVPAEEQDTKYQYLWNCKEYFKKAARIILATDGDLPGQALAEELARRLGRERCWRVKWPKKNDVGHFKDANEVLMYLGPSVLKDIIDNAELYPISGLFNFSSFFDEIDQYYHRTLGYEFGVSTGWRALDNLYNVVPGELTIVTGVPNSGKSEWIDALLCNLNEGVGWKFALCSMENKVRDHARKLLEKSIKKPFFGVGYGSNVERMSVEELEKGKKWLNDTFQLIRCENDSLPSIQWVLELARAAVLRHGVQGLVIDPYNELDHQRPVSQTETEYVSQMLTKIKRFAQHHSCHVWFVAHPRQLHHWIGAPPNLYDISGSAHFINKCDNGIVIHRNRDPEAGPVDLVQVCVRKVRNKVVGNIGDAFLSYDRVTGVYKDIDESQKK, encoded by the exons ATGTGTCCCTCg TGCAAGGGTGGTGAATCAGGGGAACTTAGCTTATCTCTTTTCATCAGCCTAGATGG GTATTCAGCTTCATGGCTGTGTTTTCGAGCGAAATGTGGGTGGAAAGGCTACACAAAA GCCGCTGCAGATGGCAAGCCATCAATTGAAAATCTCGGTTTAGTTAACAAAGTTAAGGTCAAAAGGCAAATCACAGTGGAGAGTTTGGAATTAGAACCACTATGTAATCAG CTCACTGCTTATTTCGCAGAGCGAATGATATCTTCAAAAACACTAAAGAGAAATGCTATAATGCAAAAAAGGAGTGGTGATGAG ATTGCTATTGCATTCACTTATTGGCGTAAAGGAGAACTTGTAAATTGCAAGTATCGGGATATAGCTAAGCGGTTTTGGCAG GAAAAGGATACTGAAAAGATACTTTATGGGCTGGATGACATAGCAGATGCAAGCGATATCATCATT GTTGAAGGTGAAATGGACAAGCTTGCAATGGAGGAAGCTGGCTTCCGTAATTGTGTCAGTGTCCCTGATGGTGCACCACCATCAGTTTCTGAAAAGGAGGTTCCAGCTGAAGAGCAG GACACAAAGTATCAATACCTGTGGAACTGCAAAGAGTACTTTAAAAAG GCAGCTCGCATTATACTTGCCACTGATGGAGATCTACCTGGTCAGGCCCTAGCTGAAGAGCTTGCACGTCGCCTTGGAAGAGAGAG ATGCTGGAGAGTTAAATGGCCGAAGAAAAATGACGTGGGTCATTTTAAGGATGCAAATGAG GTTCTTATGTATTTGGGACCCAGCGTTCTTAAGGACATAATTGATAATGCCGAGTTATATCCCATAAGTGGGTTATTCAACTTTAGTAGTTTCTTTGATGAAATTGACCAATATTATCATCGAACTCTTGGATATGAATTTGGTGTCTCAACTGGTTGGAGGGCGCTGGACAACCTATATAAT GTTGTGCCAGGAGAGCTGACAATAGTAACTGGTGTTCCCAACTCTGGGAAGAGTGAATGGATTGATGCTCTCTTATGTAATCTTAATGAAGGTGTTGGTTGGAAATTTGCTCTTTGTTCCATGGAGAACAAG GTTCGGGATCATGCAAGGAAACTTTTAGAGAAATCCATAAAGAAACCGTTCTTTGGTGTAGG CTATGGAAGCAATGTGGAAAGAATGAGTGTAGAGGAACTAGAGAAAGGGAAGAAATGGCTGAATGACACATTTCAACTCATAAG GTGCGAGAATGATTCTCTTCCAAGTATACAGTGGGTTCTTGAACTTGCAAGGGCAGCGGTTCTAAGGCATGGTGTTCAGGGTCTTGTAATTGATCCTTACAATGAACTAGATCATCAGCGCCCAGTTAGTCA GACTGAAACGGAGTATGTAAGCCAGATGCTTACGAAGATCAAGCGATTTGCTCAGCATCATTCTTGTCATGTCTGGTTTGTTGCACATCCAAGACAG TTGCACCACTGGATTGGGGCTCCTCCTAATCTCTATGACATAAGTGGAAGTGCACACTTCATAAACAAATGTGACAATGGAATTGTTATTCATCGAAATCGGGATCCTGAGGCTGGGCCTGTTGATCTAGTACAA GTTTGTGTGCGGAAAGTTCGAAATAAGGTTGTAGGAAATATAGGCGATGCGTTCTTGTCTTATGATAG GGTGACGGGTGTATATAAGGACATTGATGAATCACAAAAGAAGTGA
- the LOC105768799 gene encoding twinkle homolog protein, chloroplastic/mitochondrial isoform X1 gives MLRLPSHNQRFHLLIRNLSSFASNTTIFMTSKHFLPSPLLPQTLSPKHFSTPSKRLLPSLSSKPIPNNHSFWLRTNGFYSLPSPSDSSPSPAYSQDLEDQPSDTRSLQILNHKLKQLGIDITKSVAGRENRLMCPSCKGGESGELSLSLFISLDGYSASWLCFRAKCGWKGYTKAAADGKPSIENLGLVNKVKVKRQITVESLELEPLCNQLTAYFAERMISSKTLKRNAIMQKRSGDEIAIAFTYWRKGELVNCKYRDIAKRFWQEKDTEKILYGLDDIADASDIIIVEGEMDKLAMEEAGFRNCVSVPDGAPPSVSEKEVPAEEQDTKYQYLWNCKEYFKKAARIILATDGDLPGQALAEELARRLGRERCWRVKWPKKNDVGHFKDANEVLMYLGPSVLKDIIDNAELYPISGLFNFSSFFDEIDQYYHRTLGYEFGVSTGWRALDNLYNVVPGELTIVTGVPNSGKSEWIDALLCNLNEGVGWKFALCSMENKVRDHARKLLEKSIKKPFFGVGYGSNVERMSVEELEKGKKWLNDTFQLIRCENDSLPSIQWVLELARAAVLRHGVQGLVIDPYNELDHQRPVSQTETEYVSQMLTKIKRFAQHHSCHVWFVAHPRQLHHWIGAPPNLYDISGSAHFINKCDNGIVIHRNRDPEAGPVDLVQVCVRKVRNKVVGNIGDAFLSYDRVTGVYKDIDESQKK, from the exons ATGCTGCGTCTTCCTTCCCACAATCAACGCTTCCATCTCCTCATTCGCAATCTCTCTTCCTTTGCCTCCAATACTACCATTTTCATGACCTCCAAACACTTCCTCCCTTCCCCTCTGCTGCCTCAAACCCTTTCTCCTAAACACTTCTCCACCCCCTCTAAACGCCTCCTTCCCTCTCTTTCTTCCAAACCCATCCCCAACAACCATTCTTTCTGGCTCAGGACTAATGGGTTTTATTCTCTTCCTTCTCCCAGtgattcttctccctctccag CTTATTCTCAAGACTTGGAAGACCAGCCCTCGGATACGCGTAGCTTGCAGATTTTGAATCATAAACTAAAGCAGCTTGGCATCGATATTACTAAGAGTGTTGCTGGGCGTGAAAACCGCTTAATGTGTCCCTCg TGCAAGGGTGGTGAATCAGGGGAACTTAGCTTATCTCTTTTCATCAGCCTAGATGG GTATTCAGCTTCATGGCTGTGTTTTCGAGCGAAATGTGGGTGGAAAGGCTACACAAAA GCCGCTGCAGATGGCAAGCCATCAATTGAAAATCTCGGTTTAGTTAACAAAGTTAAGGTCAAAAGGCAAATCACAGTGGAGAGTTTGGAATTAGAACCACTATGTAATCAG CTCACTGCTTATTTCGCAGAGCGAATGATATCTTCAAAAACACTAAAGAGAAATGCTATAATGCAAAAAAGGAGTGGTGATGAG ATTGCTATTGCATTCACTTATTGGCGTAAAGGAGAACTTGTAAATTGCAAGTATCGGGATATAGCTAAGCGGTTTTGGCAG GAAAAGGATACTGAAAAGATACTTTATGGGCTGGATGACATAGCAGATGCAAGCGATATCATCATT GTTGAAGGTGAAATGGACAAGCTTGCAATGGAGGAAGCTGGCTTCCGTAATTGTGTCAGTGTCCCTGATGGTGCACCACCATCAGTTTCTGAAAAGGAGGTTCCAGCTGAAGAGCAG GACACAAAGTATCAATACCTGTGGAACTGCAAAGAGTACTTTAAAAAG GCAGCTCGCATTATACTTGCCACTGATGGAGATCTACCTGGTCAGGCCCTAGCTGAAGAGCTTGCACGTCGCCTTGGAAGAGAGAG ATGCTGGAGAGTTAAATGGCCGAAGAAAAATGACGTGGGTCATTTTAAGGATGCAAATGAG GTTCTTATGTATTTGGGACCCAGCGTTCTTAAGGACATAATTGATAATGCCGAGTTATATCCCATAAGTGGGTTATTCAACTTTAGTAGTTTCTTTGATGAAATTGACCAATATTATCATCGAACTCTTGGATATGAATTTGGTGTCTCAACTGGTTGGAGGGCGCTGGACAACCTATATAAT GTTGTGCCAGGAGAGCTGACAATAGTAACTGGTGTTCCCAACTCTGGGAAGAGTGAATGGATTGATGCTCTCTTATGTAATCTTAATGAAGGTGTTGGTTGGAAATTTGCTCTTTGTTCCATGGAGAACAAG GTTCGGGATCATGCAAGGAAACTTTTAGAGAAATCCATAAAGAAACCGTTCTTTGGTGTAGG CTATGGAAGCAATGTGGAAAGAATGAGTGTAGAGGAACTAGAGAAAGGGAAGAAATGGCTGAATGACACATTTCAACTCATAAG GTGCGAGAATGATTCTCTTCCAAGTATACAGTGGGTTCTTGAACTTGCAAGGGCAGCGGTTCTAAGGCATGGTGTTCAGGGTCTTGTAATTGATCCTTACAATGAACTAGATCATCAGCGCCCAGTTAGTCA GACTGAAACGGAGTATGTAAGCCAGATGCTTACGAAGATCAAGCGATTTGCTCAGCATCATTCTTGTCATGTCTGGTTTGTTGCACATCCAAGACAG TTGCACCACTGGATTGGGGCTCCTCCTAATCTCTATGACATAAGTGGAAGTGCACACTTCATAAACAAATGTGACAATGGAATTGTTATTCATCGAAATCGGGATCCTGAGGCTGGGCCTGTTGATCTAGTACAA GTTTGTGTGCGGAAAGTTCGAAATAAGGTTGTAGGAAATATAGGCGATGCGTTCTTGTCTTATGATAG GGTGACGGGTGTATATAAGGACATTGATGAATCACAAAAGAAGTGA
- the LOC105768799 gene encoding twinkle homolog protein, chloroplastic/mitochondrial isoform X2 — protein MLRLPSHNQRFHLLIRNLSSFASNTTIFMTSKHFLPSPLLPQTLSPKHFSTPSKRLLPSLSSKPIPNNHSFWLRTNGFYSLPSPSDSSPSPAYSQDLEDQPSDTRSLQILNHKLKQLGIDITKSVAGRENRLMCPSLTAYFAERMISSKTLKRNAIMQKRSGDEIAIAFTYWRKGELVNCKYRDIAKRFWQEKDTEKILYGLDDIADASDIIIVEGEMDKLAMEEAGFRNCVSVPDGAPPSVSEKEVPAEEQDTKYQYLWNCKEYFKKAARIILATDGDLPGQALAEELARRLGRERCWRVKWPKKNDVGHFKDANEVLMYLGPSVLKDIIDNAELYPISGLFNFSSFFDEIDQYYHRTLGYEFGVSTGWRALDNLYNVVPGELTIVTGVPNSGKSEWIDALLCNLNEGVGWKFALCSMENKVRDHARKLLEKSIKKPFFGVGYGSNVERMSVEELEKGKKWLNDTFQLIRCENDSLPSIQWVLELARAAVLRHGVQGLVIDPYNELDHQRPVSQTETEYVSQMLTKIKRFAQHHSCHVWFVAHPRQLHHWIGAPPNLYDISGSAHFINKCDNGIVIHRNRDPEAGPVDLVQVCVRKVRNKVVGNIGDAFLSYDRVTGVYKDIDESQKK, from the exons ATGCTGCGTCTTCCTTCCCACAATCAACGCTTCCATCTCCTCATTCGCAATCTCTCTTCCTTTGCCTCCAATACTACCATTTTCATGACCTCCAAACACTTCCTCCCTTCCCCTCTGCTGCCTCAAACCCTTTCTCCTAAACACTTCTCCACCCCCTCTAAACGCCTCCTTCCCTCTCTTTCTTCCAAACCCATCCCCAACAACCATTCTTTCTGGCTCAGGACTAATGGGTTTTATTCTCTTCCTTCTCCCAGtgattcttctccctctccag CTTATTCTCAAGACTTGGAAGACCAGCCCTCGGATACGCGTAGCTTGCAGATTTTGAATCATAAACTAAAGCAGCTTGGCATCGATATTACTAAGAGTGTTGCTGGGCGTGAAAACCGCTTAATGTGTCCCTCg CTCACTGCTTATTTCGCAGAGCGAATGATATCTTCAAAAACACTAAAGAGAAATGCTATAATGCAAAAAAGGAGTGGTGATGAG ATTGCTATTGCATTCACTTATTGGCGTAAAGGAGAACTTGTAAATTGCAAGTATCGGGATATAGCTAAGCGGTTTTGGCAG GAAAAGGATACTGAAAAGATACTTTATGGGCTGGATGACATAGCAGATGCAAGCGATATCATCATT GTTGAAGGTGAAATGGACAAGCTTGCAATGGAGGAAGCTGGCTTCCGTAATTGTGTCAGTGTCCCTGATGGTGCACCACCATCAGTTTCTGAAAAGGAGGTTCCAGCTGAAGAGCAG GACACAAAGTATCAATACCTGTGGAACTGCAAAGAGTACTTTAAAAAG GCAGCTCGCATTATACTTGCCACTGATGGAGATCTACCTGGTCAGGCCCTAGCTGAAGAGCTTGCACGTCGCCTTGGAAGAGAGAG ATGCTGGAGAGTTAAATGGCCGAAGAAAAATGACGTGGGTCATTTTAAGGATGCAAATGAG GTTCTTATGTATTTGGGACCCAGCGTTCTTAAGGACATAATTGATAATGCCGAGTTATATCCCATAAGTGGGTTATTCAACTTTAGTAGTTTCTTTGATGAAATTGACCAATATTATCATCGAACTCTTGGATATGAATTTGGTGTCTCAACTGGTTGGAGGGCGCTGGACAACCTATATAAT GTTGTGCCAGGAGAGCTGACAATAGTAACTGGTGTTCCCAACTCTGGGAAGAGTGAATGGATTGATGCTCTCTTATGTAATCTTAATGAAGGTGTTGGTTGGAAATTTGCTCTTTGTTCCATGGAGAACAAG GTTCGGGATCATGCAAGGAAACTTTTAGAGAAATCCATAAAGAAACCGTTCTTTGGTGTAGG CTATGGAAGCAATGTGGAAAGAATGAGTGTAGAGGAACTAGAGAAAGGGAAGAAATGGCTGAATGACACATTTCAACTCATAAG GTGCGAGAATGATTCTCTTCCAAGTATACAGTGGGTTCTTGAACTTGCAAGGGCAGCGGTTCTAAGGCATGGTGTTCAGGGTCTTGTAATTGATCCTTACAATGAACTAGATCATCAGCGCCCAGTTAGTCA GACTGAAACGGAGTATGTAAGCCAGATGCTTACGAAGATCAAGCGATTTGCTCAGCATCATTCTTGTCATGTCTGGTTTGTTGCACATCCAAGACAG TTGCACCACTGGATTGGGGCTCCTCCTAATCTCTATGACATAAGTGGAAGTGCACACTTCATAAACAAATGTGACAATGGAATTGTTATTCATCGAAATCGGGATCCTGAGGCTGGGCCTGTTGATCTAGTACAA GTTTGTGTGCGGAAAGTTCGAAATAAGGTTGTAGGAAATATAGGCGATGCGTTCTTGTCTTATGATAG GGTGACGGGTGTATATAAGGACATTGATGAATCACAAAAGAAGTGA